The segment CGAAATACTTATAGCAGGAGCTGCAGCCGAACCGTCCCAGCTTGCTGAACTGTGAATAGGTCATGCCGCAGTTTTCACACTGCAGACCCTGCACATTCTGTGCTGCTGCCTTGCTCTTGCCTGCGCCTTCCAGATCCAGAAGACCGGAAAGCAAGCTGTGGATAGAGAAGCCTCCCGCAGTTCCGGGAATCAGTTCACCCTTCTCCCGCGCACAGCTTTCGCAGATATGAAATTCCGTCTTCTCCCCGTTCACAATCTTCGTGAAGTGGAGTGTAGCCGGTTTGACGCCGCATTCCTGGCATAGCATGAGCGGTGTCCCTCCTTACCATTTGACAAATTATTTGCCCAATAAAGAGATTAGCATAGCCTTCATAAGCTTGGCACGAATCTCATCCCGGTACGGCAGATTAACCGTCAGGCATTCCCGGGAAACCGCAGACCGCATCAGACACGCTTCACGTTTGGAGAGGAAACGGGCCTCCTCCAGCTGATAAATCAGCCCTTCGGCAGAATTCTGATCAATATCATTCCCTATCGTGGAGTTCAGATGTGCGTATAAGGCCACATTCTGAGGCAGCTCATAGCGTTGAATGCGGATATATCCGCCGCCGCCGCGTTTGCTCTCCACCACATATCCCTTTTCCAATGTGAACCGTGTACTGATGACGTAATTGATCTGTGACGGGACACAGGAGAACTGGTCCGCCAGATCGTTGCGCTGAATTTCCACCGTACCTTCGGGACTTTCATGCAAAATATTCTTCAGATATTGTTCAATAATATCGGAGATATTACGCATCACTCATCCTCCAGTGTGTAAGCATTGGTAAAACCTGTGCTGCGCCAACGCCTGCCGCCCAGAGACATGCTCTTAAGAACTTAACCCTGGCAATGCA is part of the Paenibacillus sp. FSL M7-0420 genome and harbors:
- a CDS encoding UvrB/UvrC motif-containing protein, which encodes MLCQECGVKPATLHFTKIVNGEKTEFHICESCAREKGELIPGTAGGFSIHSLLSGLLDLEGAGKSKAAAQNVQGLQCENCGMTYSQFSKLGRFGCSSCYKYFDSTLDPLFRRVHGSTAHVGKLPKRAGAQIMCKRQIDELKQELQQSIVQEEFETAAELRDRIRKLEKEMPQE
- a CDS encoding CtsR family transcriptional regulator codes for the protein MRNISDIIEQYLKNILHESPEGTVEIQRNDLADQFSCVPSQINYVISTRFTLEKGYVVESKRGGGGYIRIQRYELPQNVALYAHLNSTIGNDIDQNSAEGLIYQLEEARFLSKREACLMRSAVSRECLTVNLPYRDEIRAKLMKAMLISLLGK